The window CCGTTGAACACGTGCCGACTAACCCGCCGGTGCGTGAACCCGGTGTGGTCGACGTGGAATACGGCTGGCAGGGCAATAACCTTGTGGAAATGCTGGAAAACGGCGAAGCCTATTTCCCGAGGGTATTCGAGGCCATGCGCCAGGCCAAGACCGAAATCCTCCTGGAAACCTTCATTGTGTTCGAGGACAAGGTCGGCAATGAGCTGCAGCAAGTGCTGATCGAAGCCGCCCAACGCGGAGTGCGGGTCACCGCCAGCCTCGACGGGTTTGGCTGTGGCGAGTTGAGCAACGGCTATCTCGCGGCGTTGAGCCAAGCCGGCGTGCGCCTGCAAATATTCGATCCGGCGCCCAAGCATCTGGGCATCCGCACCAACTGGTTCCGCCGTCTGCACCGCAAGATCGTGGTGGTGGACGGCACGATTGCGTTCATCGGCGGGATCAACTTTTCCGCCGACCATCTGGCCGACTTCGGCCCCGAGGCCAAGCAGGATTATTCGGTTGAAGTGCAAGGTCCGGCGGTGGCTGACATCCACCATTTCGCGCTGCTGCAAAGTGGCCGCCCGGCCCGCGCCAAATACTGGTGGCAACGCCGCCGGCAGCGGCGCTCGGAACTGGCCTTCAGCGATCACGACGGCCAGGTTCGCCTGGTGTACCGCGACAACGGCGACCACCGGACGGATATCGAAGAGGTTTACCGCCAGGTGCTGCGCAGTGCCCAGCGCCGCGTCGTGATCGCCAATGCCTACTTCTTTCCGGGCTACCGCTTGCTGCGCGAGATCCGCAATGCCGCTCGCCGTGGCGTGGACGTGCGCCTGATCCTGCAGGGCCAACCAGACATGATGGTGGCCAAACTGGCCGCGCGCATGACCTACGACTATCTGCTCAAGTCCGGGGTGCAGATCTTTGAATACTGCGAACGCCCGCTGCACGGCAAAGTCGCGCTGGTGGATGAGGACTGGAGCACCGTTGGCTCAAGCAATCTCGACCCGTTGAGCCTGTCCATGAACCTGGAGGCCAATGTGTTGATCCGCGACCGCGCCTTCAACCACGACCTGTTCGAACGGCTTGAGGTGCTGAGCAATAACCACTGCAAAGCCATGTCCGTGGAAAAGTCACCGCGCGGACGGATCTGGCACATGACCGTCGGCTTTCTGGTGTTTCACTTCCTGCGCCACTTCCCGGCCTGGGCCGGTTGGCTGCCAGCGCATAAACCTCGTCTGAAACCCTTTACTCATCAAGCCGGGAGCGACCACCATGGACCGCGTTGAAGCTCACTCGGCACCTCATGACGACAGCACAGCACCTGCCCCGGAAAAGAAAACACGCTGGAGCCGCTGGAAAAAGCCGCTGACGATGCTGTTTTTCCTGGCGCTGATCGTGCTGTTGACGATGCTTGCCCAGCGCATCGAATGGGATGAAGTGTTCCACACCCTGGCCAATTTCAAGGTGCGCACACTGATCATTGCGTCCGGCCTGACGCTGGTGAGTTTTCTGGTATACGCCTGTTTTGACCTGATCGGCCGCACCTACATCCGCCAGGACCTGACCTGGAAACAGATCCTGCCCGTGGGGGTCATCAGCTACGCCTTCAACCTCAACCTGAGCGCGTGGGTCGGCGGCATTGCCATGCGTTATCGCCTGTATTCGCGGCTCGGGGTGAGCAAAAGCAACATCGCGAAAATCCTCGGATTGAGCTTGGCGACCAATTGGTTTGGCTACATGGTGATTGCGGGCGCGGTGTTCAGCAGCGGCCTGGTCAGAATGCCTCCGGGCTGGAAGCTGAGTAGCGGTGCATTGCAAGCTGTTGGCGTGTTGCTGTTGTTGGTGAGCGCGGGGTATCTGGCGGCGTGTCAGTTTTCCAGGCGTCGGGAATGGTCAATACGCGGGGTGGAAATCAACCTGCCGTCGCTGCGTATGGCGGTGCTGCAACTGGCCCTCGGGGCACTGAACTGGTCGCTGATGGCAGCGGTGATTTTCACGTTGCTGCCGAGCAAGCTGGATTATCCGTTGGTGCTCGGGGTGTTGCTGATCAGTGCGATTGCCGGGGTGATTACCCACATTCCTGCCGGGCTCGGGGTGTTGGAGGCGGTGTTTGTGGCGTTGTTGCAGCATGAGGCTTCGCGGGGGAGCCTGGTGGCGGGGTTGCTGGCGTATCGGGCGATCTATTTCATCTTGCCGTTGCTGATTACGTTGGTGATGTATTTGGCGGTGGAGGCCAAGGCGAAGTCGTTGCGGATTGCTAAAAAGCCCAAAGAGTCAGATTGATTTCGAGGACGCCATCGCGGGCAAGCCCGCTCCCACAAGGTTCTGCGGTGTTACAAATAGTGTGTTCACCAGAGACCCTGTGGGAGCGGGCTTGCCCGCGATGGCGTCCGCAAGACCACCACTCATTTCGACTGAATAATGCTCAACCGCTCGCCCACGACCATCTCGGTAATCCAGTCCACCAGAATTGACGTATAGGCCTGCTGCGAAACCGGCTCGCTCAACGCGTGATCGGCGCCGTCGATAATCCGGTGCGTCAGCGAATGCGTCTGCTGGCACGCGGCGCGGTAGCTCATGATCGTTGCGTGAGGCACGAAGTCGTCGGTCTCGGACTCCACAAGCAGCACATCCCCGGTGAATTGCGAGCACGCATGCAGGGCGCGATTGCTGTCGGCGCGTACCAGCGTGTTGCGGTAATCGCGCAAATCCGCCTTGTCCAGTTCACGCTTGGGCGTGTGCCATTCATCGTCGCGATACAGCGCCGGCACCCGCAGCGCCAGCCAGCGCACCGGGCGCAACGAAGTCAGGATCGAGGCCAGATAACCGCCATAGCTGGTGCCGACCACCGCAATGGCGGAGGTGTCGAGCGCCGGGTGGGCGAGCAAGCGGTCGTACGCCGCCAGCAAATCGCGCAGGTTGTCTTCACGGGTGACGCGAGTGAGCGGAATACCGGTGCCGCCGGTGTGCCCGCGCAAGTCGAACGTCAGGCACACGCACCCCAGACCGGCGATGCCTTTGGCCCGTTCCAGGTCCCGCTCCTGGCTGCCGCCCCAACCGTGCACAAACAACACGCCGGGGACTTTCGATTTGGGGCTCAGAAATGTCCCGCTCATTTGTTCATCGTCGATGTCGATCTGAATGGTTTCGCTTCTAGCCGTCATAGGATTTGACCGTTACGTACTTGAGAAGAAAGTCACTGTTTTGCGCCGGTCCGCGATACACCTCAATGGCGTCCGCCGGCAGCGGCTGGTCGATGTAGGTTTCCACCGAAGACACGCTAATCGCGCGCATTCCGGGGTCGTTGACGAAGCTCTGCAACGCCGCCACTTCGGCACTGCTGGCACCGCCCATGCGCCAGGACTGTTCGAGCACACCGCTTCGCTGTTGGCCATTGCTGTCCAGGCCTTGGGCGATGTCATAGTTGCGGCGCGAGGCATAGAAACCGGGGTAGGCCTCGTCTGCGGCACTGTCGAACACTTGCGCTTGCTGGATCGCCAGGCGCACATCGTCAGGCAGGTCCAGTTTCAGCAGGTCTTCGTAATAACCTTGCACCACCAGCAGATTGGAACCTCCATAAACCTGCTCGCCCTGACCGTCTTCGGTCAAGTATTGATCGCCGCAATAACTCAGCACCCTGCCGCCGATAAAGCTCTGGCCGACGCTGTGGGTGATCACTTTGTCGAGATCCTGCTCAAGCACCACGCCTTCGTTGAACAGCGCCTTGGCATCGGGACGAGCCAGAATCGCATCGAACTGATCGAGGCTTTTGATCACTTCCTGGCCTCGTCCGGCGCAGGCATGAATCGGCTTGATGCGGATCGGTCCGGTGTAGAGCAAATGCTCAGCCGCCGGTCGCGCATCGTCGAACGAGAACACGC is drawn from Pseudomonas sp. 31-12 and contains these coding sequences:
- the clsB gene encoding cardiolipin synthase ClsB, with the protein product MSSAPMEKATVEHVPTNPPVREPGVVDVEYGWQGNNLVEMLENGEAYFPRVFEAMRQAKTEILLETFIVFEDKVGNELQQVLIEAAQRGVRVTASLDGFGCGELSNGYLAALSQAGVRLQIFDPAPKHLGIRTNWFRRLHRKIVVVDGTIAFIGGINFSADHLADFGPEAKQDYSVEVQGPAVADIHHFALLQSGRPARAKYWWQRRRQRRSELAFSDHDGQVRLVYRDNGDHRTDIEEVYRQVLRSAQRRVVIANAYFFPGYRLLREIRNAARRGVDVRLILQGQPDMMVAKLAARMTYDYLLKSGVQIFEYCERPLHGKVALVDEDWSTVGSSNLDPLSLSMNLEANVLIRDRAFNHDLFERLEVLSNNHCKAMSVEKSPRGRIWHMTVGFLVFHFLRHFPAWAGWLPAHKPRLKPFTHQAGSDHHGPR
- a CDS encoding lysylphosphatidylglycerol synthase domain-containing protein produces the protein MDRVEAHSAPHDDSTAPAPEKKTRWSRWKKPLTMLFFLALIVLLTMLAQRIEWDEVFHTLANFKVRTLIIASGLTLVSFLVYACFDLIGRTYIRQDLTWKQILPVGVISYAFNLNLSAWVGGIAMRYRLYSRLGVSKSNIAKILGLSLATNWFGYMVIAGAVFSSGLVRMPPGWKLSSGALQAVGVLLLLVSAGYLAACQFSRRREWSIRGVEINLPSLRMAVLQLALGALNWSLMAAVIFTLLPSKLDYPLVLGVLLISAIAGVITHIPAGLGVLEAVFVALLQHEASRGSLVAGLLAYRAIYFILPLLITLVMYLAVEAKAKSLRIAKKPKESD
- a CDS encoding S9 family peptidase is translated as MTARSETIQIDIDDEQMSGTFLSPKSKVPGVLFVHGWGGSQERDLERAKGIAGLGCVCLTFDLRGHTGGTGIPLTRVTREDNLRDLLAAYDRLLAHPALDTSAIAVVGTSYGGYLASILTSLRPVRWLALRVPALYRDDEWHTPKRELDKADLRDYRNTLVRADSNRALHACSQFTGDVLLVESETDDFVPHATIMSYRAACQQTHSLTHRIIDGADHALSEPVSQQAYTSILVDWITEMVVGERLSIIQSK
- a CDS encoding DUF3182 family protein — encoded protein: MTPTNRKKLVVAHSVRPEAPQHEVETNRALARWLAQILGLKFGGSYDPELHNGRDLYLLPTQTLVGVAAARALGVTGPEDMWGGYVDHDFICTKAISHGLRNKNAHAPEGWSPLFSERVRSVVLDGLSVFSFDDARPAAEHLLYTGPIRIKPIHACAGRGQEVIKSLDQFDAILARPDAKALFNEGVVLEQDLDKVITHSVGQSFIGGRVLSYCGDQYLTEDGQGEQVYGGSNLLVVQGYYEDLLKLDLPDDVRLAIQQAQVFDSAADEAYPGFYASRRNYDIAQGLDSNGQQRSGVLEQSWRMGGASSAEVAALQSFVNDPGMRAISVSSVETYIDQPLPADAIEVYRGPAQNSDFLLKYVTVKSYDG